DNA from Microvirga ossetica:
GAATTCGTGCCAGCGCAGGACGATGGCTTAACGCGGCAAGCCCTGGTCGAGAGCGCGAACCTGCTCAGCCGGACCGGCGAGCACGGTTATTCGCAACTGCCCGTGTCGGTCATCAAGCCGGACGGCCCGGTGAAGGGGCTCGCGATTATCATGTCGGGCGACGGCGGCTGGCGCGACATCGATAAATCAATCGGCGAATGGTTAGCCGAGCACGGGGTCGCTGTTGTCGGAATGGACTCGCTGCGCTACTTCTGGTCAAAGAGAAGCCCCGGGGAGGTCGCCGCCGATCTCGCCCTGTTATTCGACCACTATGGCGCTGAACTCCGCACGGACCACTATGCAATCATTGGCTACTCATTCGGCTCGGACATCATGCCGGATGTCTGGCCGCAATTGCCGAAGCCCGTCAAGGACCGTGTGGCCGTCGTCTCGCTGCTTGCGTTGGGTACCAACGCCGACTTCGAGGTGACTGTGGAAGGTTTCATCGGCACGGTCTCAGCCGAAAGCCGACCTCTGCGTCCGTTACTTCGTCAGCTGCCGCTTGACCGGACACAGTGTATCTACGGCAAGGAGGACGCGGAGGACAACGAGACCTCGTGTACAGCTCCCGAACTCGGCCAGGCGCAGCGAATCGCCCTTGAGGGCGGGCACCATTTCGATGGAGACTACACCAAAGCCGCGGAGGCGATTTGGGCACGTCTGCAGAACGGAAGCCCAAGGCTTTAGACCGGCCATTAAGAGCCGCATGCCGAAGTGCGCCGATGGTGGGCAGGAGCGGGAGAGGACCGTTACATGGACAAAAGGCGATCAGGGAGAGACGGTGCGGCGGACGAAGCTTAGTGCAGAGGGGTTAGCCACGTCCGCGCTGGTACCGTCGCATGAGAGAGGCATTCAGTTCGCCTGGTCGTAGGCTCGGCACCAGCTGTGCTTCCTGCCTGACACTGCGCGAAAGGGGCTGTGCGGTCCCTTCCGTCACGGCCGATCATCTCACCGGGCAAATTTGTTCGGGAGCTGCCTTCACCTGCTCCTTGGTCAAATTCACTGTAAGCACGGCGTGATCAGGAGCCGAACGGTTCACCGCGTTGGCGGTCCGGTTTGTCGTCGCTGATCCCGTGGTGGCGGGAGCATTCGGCTTCGCTGTCGATGCCGGAGAATGCGGTTCGTTTATAAACGTAAGCTCGTTGATGGGGATCGCCATATCGTGCTGATCCATGCCGAGGACGCCATTGACGCCAACAACCGCGGACTGGATCTTGCCGCTGCTGCCGCAATCAGCTCTCTGATATCTCCAATCTTCTCATTATTCTGGTTGTACACATCCAAGCCCTTGAGCTTGGAGGTCCGCCATTGCTCTGGTTACTCCTCGATCATCCAATTGCACATGCTCATCTGCCCTGAAGCTGGTACGGCCGAGCCTGCCGGCTGGCTCGTCTGGGCCAGCGCCGGGACTGCCCTCAAGGGTGTTAAGATGTGTGACCACGAGATTCTTCGCGAACGTGTCATTCCGCATATTTTGCATCGGCGCCGTGTTCATCCTGCTTGAGGTGCGTGATTTCGCGGAACTTGTCGCCCGCGGGGCAGGGCCGACTCGTAGCGCATTCCTCTCAGCCGTCTTCATGCTGGTGGGGTGCCACGCCTCCATGTGACCGCGGGCCTGCTGTGGCTGCTGACGATGATGGCGTAGATCCGCGTAACGGGATTCCGGGCGACATCTTCAGGCGCTTCCTTTGCCTCAGCCTGTTCTGGCACGTGCTCGATAGTATCTGGGTTGCCCTCTTCACGGTCGTCTACCTTATGGCGGTCAGCAGATGAGCTATGAAGGCGTCGCGACGCTCTCGACCAATGGGACTACACCGGGCTTGCGCTCTACTTCATTCGGGCTATGGGCCCTGCAGCCATTGACACATCACCCTATGTCACGGTGCTCCAAGATGAGCTTAACGCACCTCAAGCAACCCCAAAGCCATAGGCTACTTCCGGTCCGGATCGTCGCAAACCGAGGGGTATCAGTTCTCACTTGTACGGTAAGTGGATCACGCGAGCCTCGCTCGATCCAAGCAAAAGCCGAATGCCCACATCAGCCACAAGGCTGGGTGCTGAACATTCGATGATGGGAAAGCAAAGGTCGCATCGTAGCAGGTCTGAGTCCTAAGCGGGGATAACCCGGAGCGGCCCTGTTGTATGTCCTGACATCGGTCGCGGTTTCGATTGCGCCCATTTTTGCGCCTTGCTCCTGATGTGGCGATGGTGGTAGAATCTTCTGGTTCCGCGATATTCCACAAATGAAGGAGTGGACGACCCCTGCTCCCAGGAGTGCCCTTTGAGACAAGGCGGCACCTTTGTTGAGAAAGACCGAGTGCTCCGCGGGCTCGCAACGGGCGCAGTTGAAATGGTAGCGCTCCTGTCACCGTGCCGATGCTGGAAAACTCTCCCACGAAGCGCAACGGATGACTGGCCAAGCCGCGCTTGTCCGGTATAAGAACCCGCGGTTACTCGTTAACACCCTTGGCAGACCCCGCGCAAGATGTTGGGATCAATCGCCTGGGCGTGATCCAAATCACTCTCGCTTGGAATGCGAATAGTCCGCGCGACTGACCGAGCATTTTGCTTTATCCTTGCACTTTCCCGGGCCTCGGAACCTTGCCCTGTGATTGAACCCGTCGTTTCCGTAGACGTGGTCATGTCAAGGCCGTTGCCAGTCGCCTCGAGGTGGGCCGCGTCCTTGGCCATATCCATGCACTCGAACAGGTCGACATAGCTCGGGCTGCCCCCAGTTGTCGCTTCCCCTGTACACCGTGCGCGGATTGCAGGTGAGTAGCTCGACCAACCCTTGCGAATCTGATTGCGCGCTTGCTGCTCATCCTGCATACAGGTGTTGTAGTCCTGGCCGTCGGTCAAATGGAGGTTTGTGGCCGCACGGCAGCTGGAAGTGACATCGAGCGTCGGCACGCCCATTCCCTCTCGGCCACGTGCCGCCACTGAGACGGGTACCGCCTTATCGCAACCCTTTGCTTCAACAAAGTAGCGCGCGATGGCCGCAGATGAGACAGGCAGAACGCGCTGTGCCGCCTCGTGCGCTGTGGAGCCGCCGCTCGCCGCACCGAAGTCTTGCGCCAGAGCCGGGTTTGCGAGGCCGACCGCCACTGTCGCCACGAATGCACCGCGCCTGATCATGAATCTTTCCTTTCACCGGAAAACCGCCTTGATGGAGAGACCGCCTTCACAGTTCGGTTTCTGCCAGAGAGATTGTTATTGCGGGCGCCTGCGCCACCTGTGACATCTCACAGGGTCCGATGCCGCACCGCAGTCCCGTCGAAACGTAGAACGCAGGTCTGACGGGCTCGGTGGGATAACAGGAACGAGTGAGCGTGCGCTAAGCCCTACCGGCGAATGTGAAAAGGATTGCTACTCCTAGGGTGCTGCACCTCCGCAGTTGATGTAAACTGAAACTTACATTTCGACGGGAGCTGCTGCGATCAAAGGTTCGCGTGCGGGCGTGCTCGTCCGCAACAATCGTGGCGAAAGCGTCGCCGGCCGAATATGGGTTCTTCCAGTACTTGCGTGCCAGTTTGTCCCGCCAGTACTTCGACCCCGTTATTCTATCTTGGCATTGCCAGCGCCTCCGAGTCAGCCCCTACGCTGAGAGGAGCAACAACGGTGCATCAATCTGTTACCTCGCACATTGTGCCCGTACCCTTTTTGGCTTGTCGGCTGCGGTCATCAACTCGATCAGAAGCGGGACTCATCGGGCTCCACCCGCGGCAGCGTAAGCGGTCGTGTCGGTGAGGCTGGTGCGAGCAGTAAGGTCGAAGGAGTGGAATGACGCAGGGGTCATTAAGGCGGGATCAGAAAAGCCAGCTTCGCGACAGTTGTCGCAAGCATATGGTTCTGATTTGGTCCCGATCCGCGTACTACCATCTGGGTCCGCGGCGTGTGAAAGGCTACATACATGGCCGTATTGATCACGCGCTGCATCAAATCTGAAGATTCCACTTGCACCATAAGGGGCGCCCGCACATGTTGCAGTAACCTCAAGGGGCACAATTACGAGCGTGCTTGCCTCAGACGGCCGCTAATGCATCCTGTGGTTTGACAGGCGGGTGCAACACCCCCCGCGCATTTGCCCTGTCAGTTATGAGAGGTTGAACCTGCGAGGATAGTACCCAGAATTGCAAAGAGAATCTTCAGAAGCAGCAGTAGTTCGCCAGAAGAGGATAGATCCATATGTCGAAGCTTGCATCTGGTTCCAATATCTAAACGTGGATCTTCTGCATCACTCTCTTGTGGGTGTCGATCACGCCGGGGCACGCCGCCTCTTGCAAAGCCCAGATAGAGCAAGTGCAGAGTCAGATAGACGCTAAGGCTGATGCCGTCGCTGGTGCAGGTCCGGCAGCATCTGAAAGCGCAGCCGCACGGCTGCACAGACAGCCGACGCCTCGTTCGATCGCGCAAGCGGAAGGGCGCTTAGGTGAGGGAACTGCCATCGAGAGAGCGCTTGCGGCGCTGGGGCGTGCGCGAGAGGCTAACCGAATCGGAAACAAGAATAGCTGCGAGCAAGCACTTGTAACGGCACGAAGCGCGATCAGTCCCGAATGTCTCGTGATATCAGAGCCCACTGGCTGCTGAATCTTTGACACTAAGCCCAACAACACAGGAGCGGCTCACGTTCGCTCCGCGTCTGTGGCGGCATAATTCACAGAGGACTGCGTTCAATGTCTCAACGTCTACGAGGCGCTCGCCATCATCCGCAAGCCAGCGATACCGTTGCGCCTTAAACAGCTCAAGCGGCCGTGGTCCACATCCGGATGCTAGCAGCAAGTGCCCGGCCGGTCACCCTCCAGCTCATTGACGTGCGGACCTGGCGAAGTGGTAATCGTGAATCTCGGCACCTGAGGGCGTGGGTCCTAGCGGATATTACACCGCTGCGTCGACGCCGGGACCAGGTAGATCCTCGCATCAGAGTTGCCCTGCAATGGGATCGATGATGGCTCCCAAGTTAGCCGGTGCCCGATCAGATCCTGGCTCCACTCGCCTCATTCGTCGGCGATGGAGCCTACAAGCAAGCTAGCTTCTACGTCACCATCGCAAAGCGCCATCCGGATGCTCACGTGATCGTTCCACCCCGATTGACGGCAACGCCGAGTGATGATGTGGCGACCACTTCGACCCGGCGCGACAAACTTCTCCAAAACGTTGCGGAGCATGGATGCATGGGCTTGCACAAGAGGTCCGGGTACTCTCCACGAGCCCAGCTGGAGGCGGCTGTTAGCTGATGGAAACGTGTGATGGATCACGAGTTGCACTGGTGGGTGGAACGGTATCGCGCGACTGAGGCCGCTATAGCAGCTCATGCCTTGAACAACATGCACGAGCTTGGACGCATGAAGTCCTTCCGCGCGCCCAAACAAGGCCGCGAGGTGAGCTCTGCGCGCTCCACAGCCAATCCGTGCGCTCAGTCCTGTGGCGGTGGTCCCGTACGCAACAGTCACTGGAGAAGGGTCGAGAGCGCAGTACCCACCACCGGCGCGAAGGTAAAGAAGGTACCGCAGGCAGGCGCCGTCGGGTTTCGGCCGCTGGGCAAACTCTCCTGGAGTGCTGCGGGGCCGCCTGCCTAGGCAGTCAGCTCGCCTGGCCCGTTGCGACGGGGGCGATCGGAACGCACGGAAGAGCTAACACACCGGGATCTGGCGCGGTGACCCTTCTAGCTGCTAATGGTAGCGGAGTTCCTCACGGCACCGCGGAAAGGCTCGGGGGAAGTCGGGATTGCGCGGCTCGCAGCTAAAATGCAGGGCCGTCGCAATGGCGAGTGCACGACTTGCTGTTGTGATCCGCAAACTACATAAGAGCGACGCGCTTGAGTGGTAGAAGGATTCAGTCGAAAGCCTCAAGGATGATGGTGCTGTGACAGACAGGTTGCCGTAGTGCCACTGGCAGACCTGACAGGCTGACATGGTTGATAGATCCTATATTCTGTCTTGACGCACACTGTTCGCTACTACAAGGGAGCGCAATGGTGACCCTGGCGAAGGCTCTGATGCTGTTTGCGGCTGAGCGCCTGATTCTCGCTTGCGCATCGTTCCGCAATGGTCACTAGTTGTGGGCTAGAAGATGGACACAGAACAATACCGTTGGCAGGACCACGTGATCCGTTCCGACTGGTGGATTATCGATCTTTTTGTAATGCTAATTGCTTGCGCAGTGGTGCTCGCGGCGGGCTTGGACGAGAAGTCGATCGACAGCAAGCATCACCGCATCGAAGCAGCGCGTGCGTGGGATCCTGCGATACTGGAGCCTCGTGCAGATGCTCAACAATCTAGAGCGCAATCATCTGAAGCATCGAAGCTCCCTTCCTCGGTACCACGACAAGCGGGTGTTGAGAGGGGTTGACGAAGAAGCGAGTAAGAATGCCCGTTTAAGGGTCGGTAATCCACGGCGGAGATCATCCTATGGGTTCTCCGCCAAAGCGCTTTTGATCTGGGCTTCAATCCGTTCGTATGGCAAATGACTGGGCGTTGGATGCGAGGTCACGCCACGACGTTTGCCTGTGAGATCCTACGGGAGCCCGGCTCCGGCCAGTGGGTTAAGGTCAGCCTGCACGTACAGGCGCGGCGTGCCACCTTGCCGCTCGAAACCTCGGCAATCGCCGGCGGCAGTACCCCCATGACGGAGTTGCGTGAATGGATCAAGTGTGCCAGCAGAAGGCGGAGAGGAACGGCGGCTTCTGGGAGACCATTCAAGTCGTCCTCCGGGCACTGCTGATCGCACTTGTGATCCGCACCCTTCTGTTTCAGCCCTTCAACATCCCCTCAGGTTCGCTGACTCCGTCACTGCTTGTTGACGATTACCTGTTCGTCTCGAAATATGCCTACGGCTTTTCCGGCTATTCCGTGCCCTTCGGTCTACCTATTTTTCCGGGCCGGATCTGGGGCGCCGAGCCGAAGCGGGGCGATGTCGTGGTCTTCAAGCTGCCCAAGGACAACTCCACCGACTACATCAAACGGGTTATCGGCCTGCTGGGCGACCGGATCCAGATGATCGGCGGCGTTTTGCATATCAACGGCCAGTCCTTCAGCGGGAGCGGATCGAGGATTACAAGACCAGAGATTTCTATGGCCGCCCCGTGGCTGTTCCTCAATACATCGAGATGCTGCCCAATGGTGTGAAGCACCGGATCATCGAAATAGAGGGCGGCCACGGGGTATGGGACAATACGCTCGTCTACACTGTGCCAGACGAACACATCTTCATGATGGGCGACAACCGGGACAACTCGGACGACTCTCGCGACCTGTCGAACGTCGGCTATGTGCCGTTCGAGAATCTCGTTGGTCGCGCCGAAATCATCATCTTCTCGATCGATGACGATGCCGCCGCCTGGAAGGTCTGGGATTTGCCCTGGACGGTGCGCTGGGATTGGCTGCTCCGACCTGTGACGTGAGGTCGACGGAGGATGTGCTTCGCGGCCTTCGATCTCACCATCGTGGCCGGCACCGAGACTCGCATTCAGGCTGCTGTTCTGGTCCAGCCCGGAGACACGCAATGACAGTATAGTGGTACATGTTCGCGAAGGGTATCGAGAATAGCTACCCGACCATCAAGAGTGGCAGCGTCCGTGTGGACGAGATGGAGAAGTGCGGACATTACGAACATTGGCGGAAAGACTTCGATCTCCTGCAGGAACTTGGTTTCCGCTATCTGCGTTACGGACCGCCGATCCACCATGTGTGGCTTAGCCCCAACCGGTATGATTGGAGCTTTCCGGATGAGACCTTCGGGGTGCTGAGAGCTCTCGACGTGGTGCCGATCGCCGACCTCTATCGAACCCCCTGAACGGTAAACTAGGCGTCATGTGACAGGCCGATCGTATTCGGCAACGCGAACAGATGAGCCCCGGCCGGGATCAGGACGAGAGCGGTCAGCAGGAACGCCAAGAATTGGATCACACGCAAGATCATGCGATGCCTCCTCTTCCAAGAGTGATCAGGTCTCTTTTTACTCGTTAACGGCACTCGAAGCCCAGCGACCGGGCGCTGGAAATCCGGTCACTTAGCGCGGCTGCTGTCACGCCAAAGTAATGCAAGGGGTCTGGTCAACACCTCCCAGCAAATAGAGGCGTCGGGTGAGCGCTTGGCGGCTGAGTTTCAGCGCCTCTGCGTAATTATCTGACATGTACCAGGCGTCAGCGCTGGTCAGGGTGGCTAGCACACCAGCGTCCGGTTCTGGGGTAAATGGCTGGCCTACATCGATGCGAGGTCGTGCTGGAGCCACTCCATTGGCTTCCAGTCCCCGATCCACCGGAGGCGGACCGATCCGGTTTCCTTGTTACCGGACTCACACCGTCACCTGCGTGCCGACCTCAACGACGCGACCGGTGGGGATCTGGAAGAAGTCCGTGGCATCGCTCGCCGACTTGACAAGGCTGATGAACAGCTTGTCCTGCCAGAACGACATCCCGCCATGGACCGAGGGTCGGATCGAACGCCGCGAGACGAAGAACGAGGTCGCCATGATGTCGAATTTGAATCCCTGCTTGCGCAGGAGGACCAGTCCACCCGGGATGTTCGGCGCCTCCATGTAGCCGAAGGTCATGGTCACGCGCCAGAACGAGTCGCCGAGGTGCTCGATCCGAACACGCTCGTCGTCCCCGACCCGTGGGGTGTCCGCAGTCCTGACGGTCAGCACCACGTTCTGCTCGTGCAGGATCTTGTTGTGCTTGAGGTTGTGCAGCAGTGCAGCCGGAGCAGTCTCGGGATCGCTCGTCAGGAACACGGCCGTGCCCTTGACCCGGTGCGGCTGGCTCTTCTCCAGGATGCCGACGAGTTCGATCAGCGGCACGTCCACTTTCCGGGTCTTGTCAAACAGGATGTGCGTGCCGCGCCGCCACGTCATCATGAGCAAAACCAGCAGGCCGCCAACCAGCAGCGGCATCCAGCCACCTTGGGGGATCTTGAGAGCGTTCGCCGTCAGGAAGATCGCGTCGACAAGCAGGAAGGGCGCCACGACCGCCGTGGCGAGCCACAGCGGCCACTTCCAGCACCGCCAGACCACGAAGAAGGCCATGATGGCCGTCACCACCATCGTGCCGGTCACGGCAATGCCGTAGGCGTGGGCCAGGGCGCTCGAACTCTTGAAGGCGATGATCAAGAGCAGCACGGCCGCCAGGAGCAGAATGTTGACCTTCGGCACGTAGATCTGGCCCTTCTCGGTCTCGGACGTCCAGCGGATCTCCAACCGCGGCAGCAGGCCCAGCTGGATCGCCTGCTGGGTCAGGGAGAACGCTCCTGTGATCACCGCTTGGCTCGCAATGATGGTGGCGACGGTCGCCATGCCGACCATTGGCAGGAGGGCCCAATCGGGATAGAGCAGGAAGAAGGGGTTCTCGATCTTGCCGGGATCATCGAGCAGCAGCGCACCTTGACCAAAGTAGTTCAGGGCGAGGCAGGGCAGGACAAAGCTGAGCCAGGCGAGTTGGATCGGGCGTCGTCCGAAGTGGCCCATATCGGCATACAAAGCCTCGGCTCCAGTGACGGCGAGGAACACGGCCCCGAGGGCGAACAGGCCCGCCGTGCCGTGGGAGGCGAGAAACGCGATGCCGTAGGTGGGGCTGATCGCGGCCAGGATGCTCGGCTCATCGGCAATGTGAAGCAGGCCGCCGAGAGCCATGAGGGCGAACCACAGCACCATGATCGGACCAAACCAGGCCGCGACGCGGGCCGTGCCATGGCTCTGTACCATAAACAGGCCAATCATGATAACGCCGCTGAGCGGCAGGACGTAATGGTCGAAGGCAGGCGTGACGAGCGTCAGGCCCTCAATGGCCGAGAGCACCGAGATCGCTGGCGTAATGATGGCGTCGCCATAGAACAGGGCGGCGCCGACCATGCCGAGCAGGGCGATCACGAGGATGTTGTGGCCCATGACCTTCTGGGTGAGCGCCATCAGCGTGAGCGTACCGCCTTCGCCGTTGTTGTCGGCCCGCAGGATGAACAGCACGTACTTGACCGTCACAATGAAGATCAGGGCCCACAGGATCAGCGATACGATTCCGAACACCATCTCGCGCGTAACCGTACCGCCCGCCGCGGCTGCCGAGAGCGACTCCTTGAGGGCATAGAGCGGGCTCGTGCCAATGTCGCCATAGACGACACCGAGTGTACCGAGCGTCAGGGTCCAAAAGCCCGTGTGTGGAGCGGCCGGTTGAACTGCCGGCTCCGCGGGACGGGGCTGGCTGGAAGCGGCTGCGGTCATTTATCTCTCCACACCATGGGTCATCGAGGCCGCTCCGGATCTGTTCCTCCGCCTGAACGCCGTCACGTTGCTTGGAGCCCGGCCCTGGGCCTTCTGGAGCTGGGCCTGGACGAGGGCACCAAAGATCGCGAGCGCCGGGTTGTCGTGCTGGAACTCGGCCACGTCCTCAACCCAGTTGATCGCCAGCCCGCGGACGCAGATTGCGCAGTTCCAGCGACTGTCATCGCAGGACAGGCGGTGGATCACCCAGTCCGGCAGTTCCCAGCCGATCAGCCAGAAGCCCAGGTCGACCCAGGCCTCCGCCCCGATCAGGCGCTGCACGAGATCGTGGGGCTGGATGCCCGACTTGAGCCGGGGACAGGCGTATTGCAGCACATCCGCCACGAGGCTGCCCGTCGGCTGGCAGGTCGTCTCGATCCGCCTCAGAAGCGAGCGGAGATCGCGCTCCAGGTTTTGTTTCGGCCACATCTTGGCTATCCACACAGGTCAGAACCAGGCCGGACAACCGGTGCCCCTCGGACAACAATCGGTTCCTGACCTTTCAGATCAGACATGGCCAGGGCCGCATAAAAAATCGATTGGGAGGTGAAAGGCTCGATCTAAAGGCTGCTGCTTTGCAAACATATTGCCCTCAACAGTTTGCGTCTGCGGTATGCGCAGACACGACAAGTCAGTTTGGTGCTTCCGACCGGAGCGTCAGCCTGCGAGATCTGACAGGGGATCGGCGTGCTCGTCTGGTCTAGGTTGTGAGGGTGAAGTCAGCAAGGTTTGCGGCTTGCGGTTGCGTCCGTCACCAGGGGAATGCACGAGATCTAGGGCGCTCGAAAAGGAGCGCCAAATCAGTTCATTGGCAGGGGAGCAGTGGGGAAGGCAATGGATACCTATAACTTGTTCCGGCGCAAGGGCTATAGTGCGCTCTGCTGTGTGGTGCCGGCACACTCCCCGACCCCCGGCTTCCTCAGCGCGACAATCTGGGACTTCATGGGTGGGATCAATACCGAAGAGTCGCCGGTGTTAACCGGATTTGACAAAGCCGCTGCGAAGCTCGTGATCCCCCTCAACGGTTTCTATTTATTCCAGGAAGTGGCCTAACAGAGTTCCGCCTGTTGCAAATGTGAAGTATAGCCACTACAGATACTGTTTTGGCGCCGCGCCATACTCGCCGAATGCTTGATTTCCCAGCCGCGCGCCTGCACAGCGCAGTTGCGACATGTAAGTGGAAAGCAAGTTTGCAACAGGTCCTGATCAGGCGCAGTGCAGCAGTGCACTTGCAGCGGCAATCTCTATTGCCATGGTGGCCCCGGACCGCGCGCGTATCATTGACGTGGCGAGAAGATTTCGCAGAACCCGAGGCGCCACAGTGCATTTTGCCTGTCATGCCCGCGACAGATGGGCACGACGTGGGCGAAGCGAATGGCGGGCAGGAAACTGTGCTTGTGCCCTTGGCAGCGCACAACCGGAAAGTAAGGAGCGTGCCGACGCTTGATGTCTCATCGACCTGCCATGCGGCCATAGACCTCCACTGGAGCGACGGCCAGAACGACAACAACTGCTTTGAAAGAAACAGGACACTATTAGACTACTCCCTGATAACCCGAAGCTTGAGGAACCTGCCATGCGTCTGGCCCTACTGTCGCCTTCCGATCTCGGCTCTCAACAGCACGAACTCTATGATGACATGCGAAATGGCATCGAGAACAACTTCAAGGGCTTTCAGGCCATCAACAGCGAGGGCGCATTGATCGGTCCTTGGAATCCATGGCCGCATTTTCCGAAGTTCGGCCGCCCAATATGGCATCTCGTCAAAGCTCTCTCCACTTCGCCGACATTGCCGCAACCGGTTCGTGAAGTCGCCGTCCTCGTCACCGGGGCTCATTTCCACTCAGCCTACGAGCTTTACGCCCACGTTCTTCTCGCGGAGGCGCGTGGGCTATCAGACGAAAAGATCGCGACCGTCGTGGCTGGGCAGCGCCCGATAGATCTCACTCGGGAGGAGACGGTCGCATATGACGTTGCTTCGGCGCTGGTGTCGGGCAGCGCGTCCTTGCCGAGCTGTTCTATCGTCAGGCAATGGCGACCTTCGGCCAGGATGGTACCGCGGAACTAATCTATCTGGTCGGGCTCTACTGCTTGGTCTCAGTGACCCTGAACGGCTTCGACGTGCCCGTGCCGGAAAGCAATTGAGGAACGGATATTCGGACCTGCCATTGAAGCTCGTCTCCGGATGAGGGACGCCTGTGTCCAGGATAGGCAACCCCGCTCCTGTCAGATCTCCCAGGGTGATCAGCTACCTGCAATACACCACCTTGCAAGTCTAATGCGCATGCCCGTGCGGTGACATGGAGGCTTCAGTGACGCTTCGTTCCAAAACAGCCGTCATGACAGGCTCGACCAGGGGCATCGGCCTCGCCATCGCCCGGGCTCTCGCCAAGGAAGGGGCCAATGTGGTCATCAACGGCTTCGGCGATGCGGGTGAGATCGAGAAGACGCGTGCCGGCATCGAGAGCGAATTGGGCGTCAAGGCGATCTATTCGCCGGCCGACACGTCGAAGCCGCACGAGATTGAGGAAATGATCCGCCTTGCCGAAAAGACATTCGGCAGCGTCGACATTCTCGTCAACAATGCGGACATCCAATTCGTCTCGCCGGTGGAGAATTTCCCGGTCGAGAAATGGGACCAGATCATCGCCATCAACCTGTCATCCGCCTTCCATGCGATCTGCGCCGCGGTGCCGGGCATGAAGGCACGCAAATGGGGCCGCATCATCAACACGGCCTCCGCCCATTCGCTCGTGGCCTCACCATTCAAATCGGCCTATGTCGCCGCCAAGCACGGCATCGCGGGTCTGACCAAGACGGTGGCGCTGGGGCGCCGTCAACTTAACGAGGCGGGATAGGTTGGTCTACCACCGGTCATCGGATCAGAGGCCAGCGGCGACGCCAGTCACTTCGTTCCAAACCCGAAAGGCTTAAGCCCAAGACGTGCGATGCTCAGCGGCGTTGATGTTGGCGGGACGGCGGAAGAGGTTGGCAACCTGCTCGTGGACTGAGAGGAAGTATTGCGCCTGCCCAGCTGACTTGAAGCGCTTCATGATCCGCTCGCGTCGTCGGGTCGGCTGATGGCTGTTTTCTGCTCGGTTGTTCAAGCCCCGATGTTGTCGGTGTTCAACTCCGGGCATCACCGCTCTTTTCGCGACAGCATAGCTGGCCAGCTTGTCTGTGATCAGCACGCGCGGTGCCCTGCCCTGCTTCTTGAGCAACTTGCGCAGCAGCCGCTTGGCAGCCTGCGCATTCCGGCGGATCTGAACCAAGATGTCCAGCACGACCCCATGTTGATCCACGGCTCGCCAGAGCCAGTGCTTCCGGCCGCCGATGCTGATCACCATCTCATCTAAGTGCCATTTGTCTTCGGCTGCCGGAACACGCCGACGGATCTGGTTCGCGAAGCCGTGACCGAACTTCAGCGCCCATTGCTGGACCGTCTCATGGCTGACTAGGATGCCTCGGGCCGCTAGCCTCTCCTCAACCATGCGCAGGCTGAGTGGAAACCGAAAGTACAACCAGACGGCATGACTGATCACTTCAGCCGGGTAGCGGTGGCGAGCATAACGGGGATGA
Protein-coding regions in this window:
- a CDS encoding virulence factor family protein, with protein sequence MKAISTFRGLIIAAALVALTLGSVLLGRTARSAVTGPSVSTTSLEVDEFGAVDVVRSDRPALGLIILAEDASHAQTRQQDALALAKSGLIAVSFDFEKFRAELAKSPPSDECHYIADDMKDLAQAVQRKLGLQRYFFPVIAGRGDGAAFAYAALAQAPANTLGGAISIGFQPVLRSDRTYCFEPPLDPAGDGLFALRSEANLPGPWRVIAPESERQRIEAFQESENDAEFVPAQDDGLTRQALVESANLLSRTGEHGYSQLPVSVIKPDGPVKGLAIIMSGDGGWRDIDKSIGEWLAEHGVAVVGMDSLRYFWSKRSPGEVAADLALLFDHYGAELRTDHYAIIGYSFGSDIMPDVWPQLPKPVKDRVAVVSLLALGTNADFEVTVEGFIGTVSAESRPLRPLLRQLPLDRTQCIYGKEDAEDNETSCTAPELGQAQRIALEGGHHFDGDYTKAAEAIWARLQNGSPRL
- a CDS encoding potassium transporter Kup, whose product is MTAAASSQPRPAEPAVQPAAPHTGFWTLTLGTLGVVYGDIGTSPLYALKESLSAAAAGGTVTREMVFGIVSLILWALIFIVTVKYVLFILRADNNGEGGTLTLMALTQKVMGHNILVIALLGMVGAALFYGDAIITPAISVLSAIEGLTLVTPAFDHYVLPLSGVIMIGLFMVQSHGTARVAAWFGPIMVLWFALMALGGLLHIADEPSILAAISPTYGIAFLASHGTAGLFALGAVFLAVTGAEALYADMGHFGRRPIQLAWLSFVLPCLALNYFGQGALLLDDPGKIENPFFLLYPDWALLPMVGMATVATIIASQAVITGAFSLTQQAIQLGLLPRLEIRWTSETEKGQIYVPKVNILLLAAVLLLIIAFKSSSALAHAYGIAVTGTMVVTAIMAFFVVWRCWKWPLWLATAVVAPFLLVDAIFLTANALKIPQGGWMPLLVGGLLVLLMMTWRRGTHILFDKTRKVDVPLIELVGILEKSQPHRVKGTAVFLTSDPETAPAALLHNLKHNKILHEQNVVLTVRTADTPRVGDDERVRIEHLGDSFWRVTMTFGYMEAPNIPGGLVLLRKQGFKFDIMATSFFVSRRSIRPSVHGGMSFWQDKLFISLVKSASDATDFFQIPTGRVVEVGTQVTV
- a CDS encoding IS6 family transposase, with the protein product MKKTRHPRYARHRYPAEVISHAVWLYFRFPLSLRMVEERLAARGILVSHETVQQWALKFGHGFANQIRRRVPAAEDKWHLDEMVISIGGRKHWLWRAVDQHGVVLDILVQIRRNAQAAKRLLRKLLKKQGRAPRVLITDKLASYAVAKRAVMPGVEHRQHRGLNNRAENSHQPTRRRERIMKRFKSAGQAQYFLSVHEQVANLFRRPANINAAEHRTSWA